A single Cnuibacter physcomitrellae DNA region contains:
- the mmsA gene encoding multiple monosaccharide ABC transporter ATP-binding protein: MRSITKEFPGVKALEDVSITVQAGEIHAICGENGAGKSTLMKVLSGVYPAGSFSGQIFFQGQAVAFRDIRASEDAGIAIIHQELALIPELSITENIFLGNEVTRFGRIDWVEQKARAIELLARVGLEDDPDTQIKNLGVGKQQLVEIAKALSKNVKLLILDEPTAALNEDDSQHLLDLILGLKGRGIASIMISHKLNEIERIADSITIIRDGKTVETLDVHAGGVDEDRIIRGMVGRSLASRYPERHATIGEVFFEVRDWTVQHPLIAERLVAKHSNLYVRRGEVVGLAGLMGAGRTELAMSLFGRSYGTYLEGEVIKDGKPIVMRDVPSAIRHGLAYVSEDRKVLGLNLLDTIERSIVSAKLSKIAPHGVVDAYKEHEVAEDYRGKLRIKTPSVEVGVSKLSGGNQQKVVLAKWMFTDPDLLILDEPTRGIDVGAKYEIYTIIQELAAQGKGIILISSELPELLGMADRIYTVFEGSITDEITASDATPENLMRSMTSEKKKAQA; this comes from the coding sequence ATGCGGTCCATCACCAAGGAGTTCCCCGGGGTCAAGGCCCTGGAGGATGTCTCCATCACCGTCCAGGCGGGCGAGATCCACGCCATCTGCGGTGAGAACGGTGCCGGGAAGTCGACCTTGATGAAGGTGCTTTCCGGCGTGTACCCCGCGGGGTCGTTCTCGGGTCAGATCTTCTTCCAGGGGCAGGCTGTGGCGTTCCGCGACATCCGTGCCAGCGAGGATGCGGGGATCGCGATCATCCATCAGGAGCTCGCGCTGATCCCGGAGCTGTCGATCACCGAGAACATCTTCCTCGGCAACGAGGTCACGCGTTTCGGGCGCATCGATTGGGTGGAGCAGAAGGCGCGTGCGATCGAGCTGCTGGCCCGCGTCGGCCTCGAGGACGACCCGGACACGCAGATCAAGAACCTGGGTGTGGGCAAGCAGCAGCTGGTCGAGATCGCCAAGGCGCTGTCGAAGAACGTGAAGCTCCTCATCCTCGACGAGCCGACCGCGGCGCTGAACGAGGACGACTCGCAGCACCTGCTCGACCTCATCCTCGGCCTCAAGGGCCGCGGGATCGCGTCGATCATGATCAGTCACAAGCTGAACGAGATCGAGCGGATCGCCGACTCGATCACGATCATCCGCGACGGCAAGACGGTCGAGACGCTCGACGTCCACGCCGGCGGTGTGGATGAGGACCGCATCATCCGCGGCATGGTGGGTCGTTCGTTGGCGTCGCGATACCCGGAGCGCCACGCCACGATCGGCGAGGTGTTCTTCGAGGTGCGCGACTGGACGGTCCAGCACCCCCTCATCGCCGAGCGTCTGGTCGCGAAGCACTCCAACCTCTACGTCCGCCGCGGCGAGGTGGTCGGGCTCGCCGGTCTGATGGGTGCGGGCCGGACCGAGCTGGCGATGAGCCTGTTCGGCCGCTCCTACGGCACCTACCTCGAGGGCGAGGTGATCAAGGACGGCAAGCCGATCGTCATGCGCGACGTGCCGTCCGCGATCCGCCACGGTCTGGCGTATGTGAGCGAGGACCGGAAGGTGCTCGGCCTCAACCTGCTCGACACGATCGAGCGCTCCATCGTCTCGGCGAAGCTGTCGAAGATCGCCCCGCACGGCGTGGTCGACGCCTACAAGGAGCACGAGGTCGCGGAGGACTACCGCGGCAAGCTCCGGATCAAGACGCCCAGCGTCGAGGTCGGCGTCTCCAAGCTCTCCGGTGGCAACCAGCAGAAGGTCGTGCTGGCGAAGTGGATGTTCACCGACCCCGACCTGCTCATCCTCGACGAGCCCACCCGCGGCATCGACGTCGGCGCCAAGTACGAGATCTACACGATCATCCAGGAGCTGGCCGCGCAGGGTAAGGGCATCATCCTCATCTCGAGCGAGCTGCCGGAGCTGCTCGGCATGGCGGACCGGATCTACACGGTCTTCGAGGGCAGCATCACCGACGAGATCACCGCGTCCGACGCGACTCCTGAGAACCTCATGCGCAGCATGACGAGCGAGAAGAAGAAGGCACAGGCATGA
- a CDS encoding LacI family DNA-binding transcriptional regulator: protein MDGRDVTRHARARLEDVARLSGVSAKTVSRVFSDSSKVSPQTQQKVMEAAKRLRFRPNVLARDLRRGGVSSTIAFIIGDIQNPFYFHVAAGIERELSQHGFTMLLATTADSADSEARVVDSLLAQRVRALLLIPVADDQSYLEGERQLGTPIIGVDRPPRDLVADTVVLANRSGMAEAVRSLTALGHRRIGFVSNPSAFHTVDERLEGYREALREVGVTETQCWERVYDDPSVDVQESVRSLLDSPDPPTAIVTGNNRATAGALHELQRRRESIALIGFDDFDLADVLGISVVAYDTLELGRAAARLALDRIEYPDGPTQRIEVPTRLVHRGSGEIPVQV from the coding sequence ATGGATGGCAGAGACGTCACCCGACACGCCAGGGCACGGCTGGAGGACGTGGCCCGACTCTCCGGTGTGAGCGCGAAGACGGTATCACGCGTGTTCTCGGATTCGTCCAAGGTCTCCCCTCAGACCCAGCAGAAGGTCATGGAGGCGGCGAAGCGGCTGCGCTTCCGGCCCAACGTGCTCGCGCGGGACCTCCGCCGCGGGGGCGTCAGCAGCACGATCGCGTTCATCATCGGCGACATCCAGAACCCGTTCTACTTCCACGTCGCCGCGGGCATCGAACGCGAGCTGTCGCAGCACGGCTTCACCATGCTGCTCGCCACCACCGCCGACTCGGCCGACAGCGAGGCCCGGGTGGTCGACTCGCTCCTCGCCCAGCGGGTGCGGGCGCTCCTGCTCATCCCGGTCGCCGACGACCAGTCCTACCTCGAGGGCGAACGGCAGCTCGGCACGCCCATCATCGGCGTCGACCGACCCCCGCGCGACCTCGTGGCCGACACGGTGGTGCTGGCCAACCGCAGCGGCATGGCCGAGGCCGTGCGCTCGCTCACGGCGCTGGGCCACCGCCGCATCGGATTCGTCAGCAACCCCTCGGCCTTCCACACGGTGGACGAGCGGCTCGAGGGGTACCGCGAGGCGCTGAGAGAGGTCGGCGTCACCGAGACGCAGTGCTGGGAACGGGTCTACGACGACCCGTCGGTCGACGTGCAGGAGTCCGTGCGGTCGCTGCTCGACTCCCCCGATCCGCCGACGGCGATCGTCACGGGCAACAACCGCGCGACGGCCGGCGCCCTCCACGAGCTCCAGCGCCGTCGGGAGTCGATCGCCCTGATCGGGTTCGACGACTTCGACCTCGCCGACGTGCTGGGCATCTCGGTCGTCGCGTACGACACCCTCGAGCTCGGGCGCGCCGCCGCCCGGCTCGCGCTCGATCGGATCGAGTACCCCGACGGCCCCACCCAGCGCATCGAGGTCCCCACCCGCCTGGTCCACCGCGGCTCGGGCGAGATCCCCGTCCAGGTCTGA